The following are encoded in a window of Solibacillus sp. FSL R7-0668 genomic DNA:
- a CDS encoding alpha/beta hydrolase produces MDKGTVKDVTFFSNALNEELELLIYIPANYSPLFEYNILIASDGRDYFQLGGIPRLADQLIDDYVIENMIIVGVPYKDYQDRKRKYIPTGDQFEAYMRFLAHELVPFLDAEFSTSQMGGGRALIGDSMAATISLMTAIHYPNIFGKAILQSPFVDEHVLQAVRQAKNLNTLSLYHIIGLREKEVILKDKSVKDFLTPNRELNQLFVSLGVDTFYEEFDGNHTWTYWKPDLKRALIEIFG; encoded by the coding sequence TTGGATAAAGGCACAGTAAAGGACGTTACTTTTTTTAGTAATGCATTAAATGAGGAATTAGAATTATTAATCTATATTCCAGCCAACTACTCTCCACTATTTGAATATAACATTTTAATTGCATCGGATGGTAGAGATTACTTTCAGCTTGGTGGAATTCCGCGCCTTGCCGATCAATTGATTGATGATTATGTGATTGAAAATATGATTATTGTAGGTGTACCTTACAAGGATTACCAAGACCGTAAACGTAAGTATATCCCTACTGGCGATCAATTTGAGGCGTATATGCGCTTTTTAGCTCATGAATTAGTCCCTTTTTTAGATGCAGAGTTTTCCACATCTCAAATGGGTGGGGGTCGCGCACTTATTGGCGATTCGATGGCAGCAACCATTTCGCTCATGACAGCAATTCATTATCCGAATATTTTTGGAAAGGCGATTTTACAATCACCCTTTGTTGACGAACATGTCCTTCAAGCAGTTCGCCAGGCAAAAAACTTAAACACACTTTCGCTTTACCATATTATTGGCCTACGTGAAAAAGAAGTAATATTAAAGGACAAATCAGTTAAAGACTTTTTAACACCGAATCGCGAGCTAAATCAATTATTTGTATCGCTTGGTGTAGACACGTTTTACGAGGAGTTCGACGGCAATCACACTTGGACTTATTGGAAGCCCGACTTAAAACGTGCATTAATAGAAATTTTCGGATAA
- the isdC gene encoding heme uptake protein IsdC: protein MRKNFLTIIVMIWMMAMSLPTHSEAAIADGTYSLNYQVNQPGSNSASMANDYFLKPAKLVVKNGKMTMQITIKNSSWMTQFNPPGGAKVIGSNESTDQRTVQFSVADANVITIAMKIDIDDIDYHHAYSVDFVFDRSGLPEAPVEEPKEEPKQETTPVQQQPAQPAAPVEPPKSSSGSNTSSNKPATSTDSKVTTTESSQQTQATKDDSTETEKNTTDTEQAEQSEVVENPETSDELPIVALVVFIIAAIVFVRTKQTKTNG, encoded by the coding sequence GTGAGAAAAAATTTCTTAACAATTATCGTAATGATATGGATGATGGCTATGAGTTTGCCAACCCATTCAGAAGCTGCCATTGCAGATGGTACCTATTCACTCAATTATCAAGTGAATCAACCCGGTAGTAATTCGGCTTCAATGGCAAATGATTATTTCCTAAAGCCAGCAAAGCTCGTAGTGAAAAATGGTAAAATGACGATGCAAATTACCATCAAAAATAGTAGCTGGATGACACAATTTAATCCACCAGGTGGCGCGAAAGTGATTGGATCTAATGAATCTACTGATCAACGTACTGTTCAATTTTCAGTTGCCGATGCAAATGTAATTACTATTGCTATGAAGATTGATATTGATGATATCGACTACCATCATGCCTATAGCGTTGATTTTGTGTTTGATCGTTCAGGTTTACCAGAGGCACCTGTTGAAGAGCCAAAGGAGGAACCTAAGCAAGAAACAACACCAGTACAACAGCAACCAGCACAACCAGCTGCCCCAGTAGAACCACCAAAATCGTCGTCAGGAAGTAATACTTCTTCAAATAAACCAGCAACATCAACAGATTCAAAAGTCACAACTACCGAATCATCTCAGCAAACACAAGCTACAAAGGATGATTCGACAGAGACAGAAAAAAACACAACAGACACAGAGCAAGCTGAGCAGTCTGAGGTAGTAGAAAACCCCGAGACGAGTGATGAATTACCGATAGTAGCGCTAGTCGTATTCATCATAGCGGCAATTGTATTTGTCCGCACAAAACAAACAAAAACAAATGGGTAA
- a CDS encoding 4-diphosphocytidyl-2C-methyl-D-erythritol kinase, producing MCNVEGQPLLYIMSPSFILNTEIIQQEESTSLFIPTTMLKANNPLLEKQLSFFSKPMKEPRMLQFIMNDGERIYASIQKLQGEDVLLNCLHKERWIKVNQIVAIQHTL from the coding sequence ATGTGTAACGTGGAAGGGCAACCGCTACTTTATATTATGAGTCCGAGTTTTATCCTTAATACAGAAATAATACAGCAAGAAGAAAGTACATCACTTTTTATACCAACAACGATGTTAAAGGCGAATAATCCATTGCTCGAAAAACAATTAAGTTTTTTCTCCAAGCCTATGAAGGAGCCGCGTATGCTACAATTTATCATGAATGATGGCGAGCGTATTTATGCATCAATCCAAAAGTTACAAGGAGAAGATGTTTTACTAAATTGTCTTCATAAAGAGCGATGGATTAAGGTGAACCAGATCGTCGCGATTCAGCACACATTGTAA
- a CDS encoding GNAT family N-acetyltransferase: protein MFDVKLVTTDEDRERGFALRKEVFVKEQGVPLTLELDEHDATAIHFIVNDGVDTIATARIREIEPQIGKVERVCVLSSYRGKRLGILIMETVEQYAKSIDFKKLKLHAQSYAVPFYEKLGYVVISPEFMDAGIPHRAMEKEL from the coding sequence GTGTTCGATGTAAAATTAGTAACGACTGACGAAGACCGCGAGCGTGGCTTTGCTTTACGTAAAGAGGTATTCGTTAAGGAACAGGGGGTACCGCTTACATTAGAGCTGGATGAACACGACGCGACAGCTATCCACTTCATCGTTAATGATGGAGTGGATACAATTGCGACAGCGCGCATACGTGAAATTGAACCACAAATTGGAAAAGTAGAGCGTGTTTGTGTACTAAGCTCATACCGTGGTAAACGACTTGGTATATTAATTATGGAAACGGTTGAGCAATACGCTAAAAGCATTGACTTTAAAAAACTAAAGCTTCATGCGCAAAGCTATGCCGTTCCTTTCTATGAAAAGCTCGGCTATGTCGTCATATCACCAGAATTCATGGACGCAGGTATACCCCACCGTGCAATGGAAAAAGAGTTATAA
- the spoVAE gene encoding stage V sporulation protein AE has protein sequence MAFVVGGLICVIGQLIMDLGKLTPGHTLSILVVVGSILDGFGLYEALIDFAGAGATIPITSFGNSLTHGVMAEAEKHGWIGVLTGMFEVTSSGISAAILFGFIAAVIFKPKGKVD, from the coding sequence ATGGCATTTGTTGTTGGTGGGCTCATTTGTGTGATTGGGCAATTAATAATGGATCTTGGCAAATTAACACCGGGCCATACTTTATCAATATTAGTCGTTGTGGGTTCCATTTTAGACGGGTTTGGCTTGTATGAAGCACTCATTGATTTTGCAGGTGCTGGTGCGACAATTCCGATTACATCCTTTGGTAACTCGCTAACGCATGGTGTGATGGCGGAAGCAGAAAAGCATGGTTGGATTGGTGTGCTGACTGGGATGTTTGAAGTGACAAGCTCCGGTATTAGTGCAGCCATATTATTTGGTTTTATCGCGGCGGTAATTTTTAAGCCAAAAGGCAAAGTGGATTAG
- a CDS encoding CotY/CotZ family spore coat protein → MGCGRPESNSSSRPIASSSGCVCEVVRAILEIQNAAVQDECSSCTTNCFLEPLGGIVSPARNSVDTRVFTLLNKDGSPFFATFSTSNDDSACVSIYFRVEDIFDGCCATLRVLVPKNDNDCTVDLLNNEGTAISFREVCSVTQFEASDSCVTVDLDCFCAVQCIDDVDLGICN, encoded by the coding sequence ATGGGATGTGGTAGACCAGAAAGTAATTCTTCAAGCCGACCAATAGCATCATCAAGCGGCTGTGTTTGTGAAGTGGTACGTGCAATTTTAGAAATTCAAAATGCTGCTGTTCAAGACGAATGCTCATCATGTACGACTAACTGTTTCTTAGAGCCACTTGGAGGTATTGTAAGCCCAGCACGTAATTCGGTTGACACGCGTGTCTTCACACTACTTAACAAGGATGGTTCACCATTCTTTGCGACATTTAGTACTTCAAACGATGATTCTGCATGTGTATCCATTTATTTCCGTGTTGAAGACATTTTTGACGGTTGCTGCGCGACATTACGTGTGCTTGTGCCAAAGAATGACAATGATTGTACAGTAGATTTATTAAATAACGAGGGTACAGCGATTTCGTTCCGCGAAGTATGTAGTGTAACGCAATTTGAGGCGTCAGATAGCTGTGTAACAGTTGACCTAGATTGCTTCTGTGCCGTGCAATGTATTGATGATGTGGACCTTGGAATTTGTAATTAA
- a CDS encoding phosphatidylglycerophosphatase A family protein, producing MHNKSVRVHSDEVAKATHDALLRRHVKIEDIAEIVYTMQSPYNEGLTIEHCIQSVERVLNKREVQHAVLVGIELDELAEKKLLSPTLQKIVESDEGLFGVDETLALGSVFTYGSIAVTTFGHLDKQKIGIIEKLDTKAGESVNTFLDDLVGSIAACAASRLAHRMRDLEEDGETFAAIPPKALGPKQKKKKEI from the coding sequence ATGCATAATAAAAGTGTTCGTGTACACTCGGATGAAGTGGCAAAAGCAACACATGACGCATTATTACGCCGTCATGTGAAAATTGAAGATATTGCAGAAATCGTTTATACGATGCAATCGCCTTATAATGAAGGGCTAACAATCGAGCACTGTATTCAATCAGTGGAGCGTGTTTTAAATAAACGCGAAGTTCAGCATGCTGTATTAGTCGGAATTGAGCTAGATGAGTTAGCCGAGAAAAAATTATTATCCCCAACGCTACAAAAAATCGTCGAGTCGGATGAAGGGTTATTTGGGGTCGATGAAACATTAGCACTGGGCTCTGTGTTTACTTACGGAAGTATTGCGGTAACAACATTCGGTCATTTAGATAAGCAAAAAATCGGGATTATTGAAAAGCTAGATACAAAAGCCGGCGAGTCGGTAAATACATTTTTAGATGACTTAGTAGGAAGTATTGCAGCATGTGCGGCTTCACGATTAGCGCACCGTATGCGTGATTTAGAAGAAGATGGTGAAACCTTTGCAGCCATTCCACCAAAAGCATTAGGACCAAAGCAAAAAAAGAAAAAAGAAATTTAA
- a CDS encoding YjcZ family sporulation protein, translated as MSGYGGWQQGCNYESPAYNNCNNSSTFVLIVVLFILLIIVGSVFI; from the coding sequence ATGTCTGGATATGGCGGCTGGCAACAAGGCTGTAACTATGAGTCTCCTGCATATAATAATTGTAACAATAGCAGCACTTTTGTGTTAATTGTAGTGCTCTTCATTTTATTAATTATTGTAGGAAGTGTATTTATCTAA
- the spoVAC gene encoding stage V sporulation protein AC produces MNEQQYTTLKEQLTPQTPVSLNVLKAFGVGGVICTIGQAISYFYMMFFDFTEKTVGNPTVATMIFLAMLLTGFGYYRKLGQFAGAGSAVPVTGFGNAVISAAIEYKTEGFVLGVGGNMFKLAGAVILFGVVSAFFVGLVKLILVSVGVASW; encoded by the coding sequence ATGAATGAGCAACAGTACACGACACTGAAAGAGCAGCTAACACCACAAACCCCTGTTTCCCTAAATGTTCTAAAGGCGTTTGGTGTTGGCGGGGTCATTTGTACAATCGGACAGGCCATCTCGTATTTTTATATGATGTTTTTTGATTTCACTGAAAAAACAGTCGGCAATCCAACGGTCGCAACGATGATTTTTTTAGCGATGCTATTAACAGGCTTTGGCTACTACCGAAAGCTTGGACAATTTGCGGGGGCTGGCAGTGCGGTACCGGTCACTGGTTTTGGCAATGCCGTGATTTCAGCAGCAATCGAATATAAAACAGAAGGGTTCGTGCTTGGCGTAGGCGGCAATATGTTTAAATTAGCAGGTGCGGTTATTTTATTTGGGGTTGTATCAGCCTTTTTTGTAGGGCTCGTTAAGCTGATTCTTGTATCGGTAGGTGTTGCGTCTTGGTAA
- a CDS encoding stage VI sporulation protein F — MERSFSKQVERKTGVSFDEIMALAGALTHANFSDEKQVRKIVKKVSRLANKPITKELEDNIVKSILQDGKSLDFTKIEKMMK; from the coding sequence ATGGAACGTTCATTTTCAAAACAAGTGGAGCGTAAAACCGGCGTTAGCTTTGATGAAATCATGGCGCTAGCTGGTGCGTTGACACATGCTAATTTTTCGGATGAAAAGCAAGTGCGTAAAATTGTAAAAAAAGTAAGTCGCCTTGCGAATAAGCCAATTACTAAAGAGTTAGAGGATAATATCGTAAAATCAATCCTACAGGACGGTAAGTCACTAGACTTTACCAAAATCGAAAAAATGATGAAGTAA
- a CDS encoding stage V sporulation protein AD has product MVIVFQTKPALLASATVVGPLEKRSVFHTYFDKVLKDERVHKQTNEKGGAMLIAEACQLILKKSKLNNLDIDYLLGGDLINQMTPTNFAARELAISFIGMFSACATSVSSIIVAGLLTELGASDFAIAGASSQHNSVERQFRYPVNYGGQKPATAQWTVTAAGFVLVGKYQKKMPVLEAATIGKVIDYGATDPFHMGGAMAPAAFDTIQAHLKKRGQTVQDYDVIMTGDLGKIGLKILIAMFAQSGVKKEDLARFRDAGAEFFGEDSAFLAGASGAGCSAAVYSSYMIEQFKTGRYQKVLLVATGALLSPLSFQQGESIPCTAHAIEIGMG; this is encoded by the coding sequence TTGGTAATTGTTTTTCAAACGAAGCCGGCCTTACTTGCCTCGGCCACTGTTGTTGGACCGTTAGAAAAGCGCAGTGTTTTTCATACGTATTTTGATAAGGTATTAAAGGATGAACGGGTGCATAAGCAAACGAATGAAAAAGGTGGCGCTATGCTTATTGCAGAGGCTTGTCAGCTTATTTTAAAAAAATCCAAATTAAATAATTTAGACATCGATTATTTATTAGGTGGCGATTTAATTAATCAAATGACGCCGACAAATTTTGCGGCACGTGAATTAGCCATCTCTTTTATTGGCATGTTTTCAGCTTGTGCGACGTCGGTATCCTCTATCATCGTTGCGGGCTTATTAACCGAACTTGGTGCCAGTGATTTTGCGATTGCAGGGGCATCCAGTCAGCATAACTCGGTTGAACGACAGTTCCGCTATCCGGTAAATTATGGGGGACAGAAGCCTGCAACAGCACAATGGACTGTGACGGCAGCCGGTTTTGTATTAGTAGGTAAGTATCAGAAAAAAATGCCTGTGCTTGAGGCGGCGACAATTGGAAAGGTGATTGATTATGGCGCGACGGACCCATTTCATATGGGAGGAGCAATGGCCCCGGCAGCCTTTGATACCATTCAAGCACATTTGAAAAAGCGCGGGCAAACGGTACAGGATTATGATGTTATTATGACAGGCGATTTAGGTAAGATTGGACTAAAAATACTCATCGCTATGTTTGCACAAAGCGGTGTGAAAAAAGAAGACTTAGCAAGATTTCGTGATGCTGGTGCAGAATTTTTTGGAGAAGATTCTGCGTTTTTGGCGGGTGCTAGCGGTGCTGGTTGTTCAGCAGCTGTTTATAGCAGCTATATGATTGAACAGTTTAAAACAGGACGCTATCAAAAAGTTTTGCTTGTTGCAACGGGTGCACTGCTTTCCCCATTATCGTTTCAACAAGGGGAATCGATTCCGTGTACAGCTCATGCAATTGAAATCGGAATGGGGTGA
- a CDS encoding transposase yields MTIVKQMRLFDIHELMEMESSHRFDAILATFDLQPIFQLFSKKTMRGAPRELNYSAMIQSLVIRIIERIPTVKDLIKRLKNDLIFRLDCGFLLSDSVPSDSSYSRMVDVISQSEVFDKMQDELIQNAFTEGFLEEEHLAFDATHFEARDASKPSEKKEKIPKKRGRKSKEEHEAWLAEQAEIEANLTTYEKKLEAQLTIPTSTLWRDIPIEPKWGVKKNSDGKNTFWFGFKGHLAVLTKSQYIVARLMSSGNLSDSKAAIPLLKKVAEVVPNQFTTTIFDAGYDYKAIYRQILNQDMKAVIPYVKRRESEILGFDENFRPTCVREHSYCYDSYDEKYQCLKFTRPKECATCPLREDSLCQKVFKIKCETDIRKYTYPARGSALWEKLYKERTAVERVNAYLKEYFQLNNVRHRTGRKAKLHFNLVTFIYNACKLAVDRLNAQLNEQNTAA; encoded by the coding sequence ATGACTATTGTAAAGCAAATGCGTCTATTTGACATCCATGAATTAATGGAAATGGAAAGTTCTCATCGTTTTGATGCGATTTTGGCTACTTTTGATTTACAGCCGATTTTTCAACTGTTTAGTAAAAAGACAATGCGTGGCGCTCCAAGAGAATTAAACTATAGTGCGATGATTCAATCGCTCGTGATTCGTATTATTGAGCGTATTCCAACGGTAAAAGATTTAATCAAGCGTCTGAAAAATGATCTTATCTTTCGTTTAGATTGCGGCTTTTTACTTTCTGATTCAGTACCTTCTGACTCTTCTTATTCACGTATGGTCGATGTGATTAGCCAATCAGAAGTCTTTGATAAAATGCAAGATGAACTCATCCAAAATGCCTTTACAGAAGGATTTCTAGAGGAAGAACATCTCGCTTTTGACGCGACACATTTTGAAGCGCGCGATGCATCAAAACCATCTGAGAAAAAGGAAAAAATCCCGAAAAAGCGTGGTCGCAAATCGAAAGAAGAGCATGAAGCCTGGCTCGCTGAACAAGCAGAAATCGAGGCAAATCTTACAACCTATGAAAAGAAATTAGAAGCTCAATTAACGATTCCAACATCGACACTTTGGCGAGACATCCCAATCGAACCCAAGTGGGGTGTCAAGAAAAATAGTGACGGTAAAAACACGTTCTGGTTCGGCTTTAAAGGGCATTTAGCTGTCTTGACAAAAAGTCAGTACATTGTGGCACGCTTGATGTCGTCTGGTAATTTAAGTGATAGTAAAGCAGCCATTCCACTGTTAAAAAAGGTAGCTGAAGTCGTGCCAAATCAATTTACAACAACGATATTTGATGCAGGGTATGATTACAAAGCGATCTATCGACAAATTTTAAATCAAGACATGAAAGCAGTCATTCCATACGTTAAACGTCGTGAATCCGAAATCTTGGGTTTCGATGAAAATTTCCGTCCAACGTGCGTACGTGAACATAGCTACTGTTACGACAGCTATGACGAGAAATATCAGTGTTTAAAATTTACACGTCCAAAAGAATGTGCAACGTGTCCATTACGTGAGGATTCACTGTGTCAAAAAGTTTTTAAAATCAAGTGTGAAACGGATATTCGCAAGTATACGTATCCAGCAAGAGGCTCCGCATTATGGGAGAAACTGTACAAAGAACGTACAGCTGTTGAACGTGTGAATGCCTACTTAAAAGAATATTTTCAATTAAATAATGTCCGTCATCGAACAGGTAGAAAAGCCAAGCTCCATTTCAATCTGGTGACGTTTATTTATAATGCCTGCAAATTAGCCGTTGATCGTTTGAATGCACAATTAAATGAACAAAACACAGCTGCATAA
- a CDS encoding thermonuclease family protein, producing MKKFYFALLFLTLLLTACTEETGTDIGETQDIQGIVATTTATADKHDISQFEEFELQEVIDGDTIRINYNGKSEKVRFLLVDTPETNHETLGVQPFGPEAKAFTKELLAGQDTVYLEFDVSYRDKYKRLLAYIYTKDGISVQEQLLKNGLARVAYIYDPNTKHVDWFKSIQKTAQQSASGIWSVEDYVTNRGYDKETYLAAVKEQGDQSTTNSSTKNNGSCEIKGNINSKGNKIYHMPGQRDFDKTEAEEMFCTEEEAKAAGFIPATR from the coding sequence TTGAAAAAGTTCTATTTTGCTTTGTTATTTTTGACATTGCTATTAACTGCATGCACAGAAGAAACAGGCACAGATATTGGTGAAACACAAGATATTCAAGGAATTGTAGCTACCACTACAGCAACAGCGGACAAACATGATATTAGTCAGTTTGAGGAATTTGAATTACAAGAGGTAATTGACGGGGACACGATCCGTATTAACTATAACGGGAAATCTGAAAAGGTTCGTTTTCTTCTTGTAGACACGCCTGAAACCAATCATGAAACATTGGGGGTGCAGCCATTTGGACCCGAAGCAAAAGCGTTTACGAAGGAGCTTTTAGCAGGTCAAGATACGGTTTATTTAGAGTTTGATGTATCCTATCGTGATAAATATAAACGTTTACTTGCCTACATTTACACAAAGGATGGCATTAGTGTGCAAGAACAGCTGTTAAAGAATGGATTAGCACGTGTAGCATATATTTATGATCCGAATACAAAGCATGTCGATTGGTTCAAATCTATTCAAAAGACTGCACAACAATCAGCTAGTGGCATTTGGTCAGTTGAAGACTATGTAACAAATCGCGGCTATGACAAGGAAACTTATTTGGCCGCTGTCAAAGAACAAGGTGATCAATCAACTACGAATTCAAGTACGAAGAATAATGGTAGCTGTGAAATCAAGGGCAATATTAACTCAAAGGGCAATAAAATTTACCATATGCCAGGACAACGTGATTTTGACAAAACTGAAGCAGAGGAAATGTTCTGTACAGAAGAAGAAGCAAAAGCAGCTGGATTTATTCCGGCAACAAGATAA
- a CDS encoding YjcG family protein, producing the protein MKYGIVAFPSKKIQDLANTYRKRYDPHYALITPHLTLKDAFDADESQIVEISKSLEEISAQFAPLQIHASRISSFYPTTNAIYFRVEPTAQLENLHTSIQEKINLGVPKHVFAPHITIAQKMTASEHDDIFSQLRMVGVDETDVIDRIHLLYQLEDGSWTTYETYKLTGAE; encoded by the coding sequence TTGAAATACGGTATTGTTGCTTTTCCATCTAAAAAAATTCAAGATTTAGCTAACACTTATCGAAAACGTTATGATCCACACTACGCATTAATCACACCACATCTTACATTAAAAGATGCGTTCGATGCAGATGAATCACAGATTGTTGAGATTTCTAAAAGTTTAGAAGAAATTTCAGCACAATTTGCACCATTACAAATTCATGCTTCCCGAATTAGCTCTTTTTATCCTACGACAAATGCGATTTATTTCCGTGTAGAGCCTACAGCGCAATTAGAAAACTTGCATACGTCTATACAAGAAAAAATCAATCTCGGTGTACCTAAGCATGTATTTGCACCACATATTACAATTGCCCAAAAAATGACTGCTTCCGAGCACGATGACATTTTCAGTCAGTTGCGCATGGTTGGTGTAGATGAAACAGACGTAATCGACCGCATTCATTTACTGTATCAACTGGAAGATGGCTCTTGGACAACATACGAAACCTATAAATTGACTGGAGCTGAGTAA
- a CDS encoding YhcN/YlaJ family sporulation lipoprotein — translation MKKIWLSALLLLLLVGCNERDQVEMYTNTNDTQLQNEVAQLFKQEDAVEKVNILLVENELFVAMQLKPFSKWNKQKIEHKWQQKIEQQFEQQTVLVSTDFKLYWETSKLLEEKSQHKVLQKLQDLKKLSREET, via the coding sequence ATGAAAAAAATTTGGCTAAGTGCACTTTTACTACTCCTATTAGTTGGCTGCAATGAGCGCGATCAAGTAGAAATGTATACAAATACAAATGATACGCAGTTACAAAATGAGGTTGCGCAGCTGTTTAAGCAGGAGGATGCGGTCGAGAAGGTCAATATTTTATTGGTGGAGAATGAACTATTTGTTGCGATGCAGCTAAAGCCATTTAGTAAATGGAATAAGCAAAAAATTGAGCACAAGTGGCAGCAAAAGATTGAACAACAATTTGAACAACAAACAGTGCTTGTATCAACAGATTTCAAATTGTACTGGGAAACATCAAAGCTTCTAGAGGAAAAAAGTCAGCATAAGGTTCTGCAAAAGTTGCAGGATTTGAAAAAGCTTTCGAGGGAGGAAACCTAA